Proteins from one Hyperolius riggenbachi isolate aHypRig1 chromosome 4, aHypRig1.pri, whole genome shotgun sequence genomic window:
- the TLR5 gene encoding toll-like receptor 5 isoform X2 produces the protein MTGMNVFLGSCKFHQIPYLENYTKYADLSNNYIQELNSTSFPLLEQLIVLFLSNQFPQRLTVQKNSFKNLLSLQKLDLSYNNMLVLDLHAFGGLSRLHTLMLTNNSLNSSILENDYFKELVSLQLLELSFNQITYLKPNPLFYYLHSFQMLVLSNNRISSICEGDLHSFQLKTFIMFDLSYNHFYSLDDKAWNQCGNPFRNIKFDTLDLSSNGFSTQEVQSMSRAINGTQITYLKLNSNSMGRNFGFQNLPDPDPSTFAGLANSNLQILNLSRCSIFTLQSYVFANLSTLRMLDLSRNKINQISKNAFLGLDQLETLYLSNNLLGELYDNAFDGLTKVSSLFLDDNHIGIIQSNTFKEFRSLLFLDLHGNAIASVVFCESMPFIYFINLKENKLKKIDSNEVKSSLTNLAENRLEDLGVLYRLLQNAKLEGISLKQNQLSICYTFNYQIPLSNSLQHLDLSHNMVQLIWDNGHCLNLFDNLTVLTTLNLQYNYLQFLPDGIFSGLTSLQFLNLSGNLLKHLMPGIFPSNLEILDVSNNLLFSPNPEVFLTLKNLSIGFNRFVCDCPLVSFLSWLNQTNVTIQESPNDIVCAYPDYFSSTSLYELNYEGCDEEAKIRPLMFSLFVLTAVFVLTFLTSVITYNHFRGVFFNLYKRMVISALGEESEEAKMHKYDAYLCYAQKDFQWVENVFLKNLDSEYCKKNRFHLCFEERNFIPGEDHFVNIRDAIWNSKKTICIVTKQFMKDGWCVEAFNYAQSRYFTELKDSLIMVVVGSISEYQLRKYKPIRAYIQRCQYLTWPEDYQDIDWFLSRLSYKILKERKVENKEVQVKTVMSTVELHQIEQVT, from the coding sequence ATGACTGGAATGAATGTATTCCTTGGTTCATGCAAATTCCATCAGATCCCTTACTTGGAAAATTACACGAAATATGCTGATTTGAGTAATAACTACATTCAGGAGCTAAATTCCACCTCATTCCCTCTACTAGAGCAACTGATAGTCTTGTTCCTCAGCAACCAATTCCCACAAAGGTTAACCGTACAGAAAAACAGTTTCAAAAATTTACTGAGCCTCCAGAAACTAGATTTATCATATAATAACATGCTGGTGTTGGACCTTCATGCGTTTGGAGGTTTATCACGGCTTCACACACTCATGTTAACCAACAACAGCTTAAATAGCTCCATTCTAGAAAATGACTATTTTAAAGAGTTGGTCTCTTTGCAGTTATTGGAACTTTCTTTTAACCAGATAACTTACCTCAAACCCAATCCCTTGTTTTATTACTTGCACTCTTTTCAGATGCTTGTCTTGAGCAATAATCGGATATCCAGTATCTGTGAGGGTGATCTTCACAGTTTTCAGTTGAAGACCTTTATTATGTTTGATCTTTCATATAATCATTTTTACAGCTTGGATGATAAAGCCTGGAACCAGTGTGGTAATCCTTTTCGGAATATTAAGTTTGATACGCTGGACCTGTCCAGCAATGGATTTAGTACCCAGGAAGTGCAGTCAATGAGCAGAGCCATAAATGGAACACAGATCACATACTTAAAACTTAACTCTAATTCAATGGGACGCAATTTTGGCTTCCAGAATCTGCCAGATCCAGATCCCTCAACCTTTGCAGGGCTGGCAAATAGTAACCTCCAAATTTTAAACCTTTCACGTTGTTCAATTTTCACTCTGCAGTCTTACGTGTTCGCCAATCTTTCCACTTTAAGAATGCTTGACTTATCCAGAAATAAAATAAACCAGATTTCAAAAAATGCCTTTCTAGGACTAGACCAGCTTGAAACCCTTTATCTGTCGAATAATCTATTAGGAGAACTGTACGATAATGCCTTTGATGGCCTTACGAAAGTAAGTTCACTTTTCTTGGATGATAATCATATTGGGATAATCCAGTCCAATACCTTTAAGGAGTTTAGGAGTTTATTATTTTTGGACTTGCATGGCAATGCCATTGCCTCCGTTGTGTTTTGTGAATCTATGCCGTTTATCTATTTCATCAATTTGAAAGAAAACAAGCTGAAAAAAATTGACAGTAATGAAGTGAAATCCAGTTTAACCAACTTAGCAGAAAATCGCTTGGAGGACCTCGGAGTATTGTACCGTCTTCTGCAGAATGCGAAACTTGAAGGCATCAGTCTAAAACAGAACCAACTATCTATCTGCTATACTTTCAATTATCAAATTCCTCTAAGCAATTCACTGCAACATCTGGATCTGTCTCACAATATGGTACAATTAATATGGGACAACGGCCATTGCCTCAACCTGTTTGATAATCTTACTGTACTTACGACCCTGAATCTTCAATACAACTATCTTCAGTTTCTTCCAGATGGGATTTTCTCAGGACTAACGTCTTTGCAGTTTCTGAACTTGTCGGGCAACCTCCTAAAACATCTAATGCCTGGGATTTTTCCCTCAAATCTGGAGATTTTGGATGTTTCAAATAACCTTCTTTTTTCCCCCAATCCAGAAGTATTTTTGACTTTGAAAAACCTGAGCATAGGATTTAACCGATTTGTCTGTGACTGTCCTCTTGTCAGTTTTCTATCATGGTTAAACCAAACTAATGTTACAATACAGGAGTCTCCAAATGACATTGTCTGTGCATACCCTGACTATTTTTCGTCCACATCTCTTTATGAGCTAAACTATGAGGGCTGTGATGAGGAAGCCAAGATAAGGCCTCTTATGTTCTCATTATTTGTGTTGActgctgtttttgttttaacTTTTTTGACCTCAGTAATTACATATAACCACTTCCGAGGAGTTTTCTTCAACCTGTATAAAAGGATGGTCATTTCAGCACTTGGAGAAGAATCAGAAGAGGCAAAAATGCACAAATACGATGCCTATCTGTGCTACGCTCAAAAGGATTTCCAATGGGTGGAAAATGTCTTTCTCAAAAACCTCGATTCAGAGTATTGCAAAAAGAATCGCTTCCATCTGTGCTTTGAAGAAAGAAATTTTATCCCCGGGGAAGATCACTTTGTGAATATCCGTGATGCCATTTGGAACAGTAAGAAAACCATTtgtattgtgaccaaacaattcatgaAGGACGGATGGTGTGTTGAGGCCTTCAATTATGCTCAAAGCCGCTACTTTACGGAACTGAAGGACAGCCTTATCATGGTGGTGGTTGGGTCCATCTCAGAATACCAACTGAGAAAGTACAAACCAATAAGGGCCTACATCCAAAGATGCCAGTATTTGACGTGGCCAGAGGACTATCAGGACATAGACTGGTTTCTCAGTAGGCTCTCCTACAAAATACTGAAGGAGAGAAAGGTGGAAAACAAAGAGGTCCAAGTGAAGACAGTAATGTCTACAGTTGAGTTACATCAAATAGAACAAGTTACATGA
- the TLR5 gene encoding toll-like receptor 5 isoform X1 — MGIRFIVFCQIAFVVGDPLLHYSNEERCSMTGMNVFLGSCKFHQIPYLENYTKYADLSNNYIQELNSTSFPLLEQLIVLFLSNQFPQRLTVQKNSFKNLLSLQKLDLSYNNMLVLDLHAFGGLSRLHTLMLTNNSLNSSILENDYFKELVSLQLLELSFNQITYLKPNPLFYYLHSFQMLVLSNNRISSICEGDLHSFQLKTFIMFDLSYNHFYSLDDKAWNQCGNPFRNIKFDTLDLSSNGFSTQEVQSMSRAINGTQITYLKLNSNSMGRNFGFQNLPDPDPSTFAGLANSNLQILNLSRCSIFTLQSYVFANLSTLRMLDLSRNKINQISKNAFLGLDQLETLYLSNNLLGELYDNAFDGLTKVSSLFLDDNHIGIIQSNTFKEFRSLLFLDLHGNAIASVVFCESMPFIYFINLKENKLKKIDSNEVKSSLTNLAENRLEDLGVLYRLLQNAKLEGISLKQNQLSICYTFNYQIPLSNSLQHLDLSHNMVQLIWDNGHCLNLFDNLTVLTTLNLQYNYLQFLPDGIFSGLTSLQFLNLSGNLLKHLMPGIFPSNLEILDVSNNLLFSPNPEVFLTLKNLSIGFNRFVCDCPLVSFLSWLNQTNVTIQESPNDIVCAYPDYFSSTSLYELNYEGCDEEAKIRPLMFSLFVLTAVFVLTFLTSVITYNHFRGVFFNLYKRMVISALGEESEEAKMHKYDAYLCYAQKDFQWVENVFLKNLDSEYCKKNRFHLCFEERNFIPGEDHFVNIRDAIWNSKKTICIVTKQFMKDGWCVEAFNYAQSRYFTELKDSLIMVVVGSISEYQLRKYKPIRAYIQRCQYLTWPEDYQDIDWFLSRLSYKILKERKVENKEVQVKTVMSTVELHQIEQVT; from the coding sequence GTTCATCGTGTTCTGCCAAATAGCGTTCGTAGTTGGAGACCCTCTCCTCCATTACAGCAATGAAGAGCGCTGCTCAATGACTGGAATGAATGTATTCCTTGGTTCATGCAAATTCCATCAGATCCCTTACTTGGAAAATTACACGAAATATGCTGATTTGAGTAATAACTACATTCAGGAGCTAAATTCCACCTCATTCCCTCTACTAGAGCAACTGATAGTCTTGTTCCTCAGCAACCAATTCCCACAAAGGTTAACCGTACAGAAAAACAGTTTCAAAAATTTACTGAGCCTCCAGAAACTAGATTTATCATATAATAACATGCTGGTGTTGGACCTTCATGCGTTTGGAGGTTTATCACGGCTTCACACACTCATGTTAACCAACAACAGCTTAAATAGCTCCATTCTAGAAAATGACTATTTTAAAGAGTTGGTCTCTTTGCAGTTATTGGAACTTTCTTTTAACCAGATAACTTACCTCAAACCCAATCCCTTGTTTTATTACTTGCACTCTTTTCAGATGCTTGTCTTGAGCAATAATCGGATATCCAGTATCTGTGAGGGTGATCTTCACAGTTTTCAGTTGAAGACCTTTATTATGTTTGATCTTTCATATAATCATTTTTACAGCTTGGATGATAAAGCCTGGAACCAGTGTGGTAATCCTTTTCGGAATATTAAGTTTGATACGCTGGACCTGTCCAGCAATGGATTTAGTACCCAGGAAGTGCAGTCAATGAGCAGAGCCATAAATGGAACACAGATCACATACTTAAAACTTAACTCTAATTCAATGGGACGCAATTTTGGCTTCCAGAATCTGCCAGATCCAGATCCCTCAACCTTTGCAGGGCTGGCAAATAGTAACCTCCAAATTTTAAACCTTTCACGTTGTTCAATTTTCACTCTGCAGTCTTACGTGTTCGCCAATCTTTCCACTTTAAGAATGCTTGACTTATCCAGAAATAAAATAAACCAGATTTCAAAAAATGCCTTTCTAGGACTAGACCAGCTTGAAACCCTTTATCTGTCGAATAATCTATTAGGAGAACTGTACGATAATGCCTTTGATGGCCTTACGAAAGTAAGTTCACTTTTCTTGGATGATAATCATATTGGGATAATCCAGTCCAATACCTTTAAGGAGTTTAGGAGTTTATTATTTTTGGACTTGCATGGCAATGCCATTGCCTCCGTTGTGTTTTGTGAATCTATGCCGTTTATCTATTTCATCAATTTGAAAGAAAACAAGCTGAAAAAAATTGACAGTAATGAAGTGAAATCCAGTTTAACCAACTTAGCAGAAAATCGCTTGGAGGACCTCGGAGTATTGTACCGTCTTCTGCAGAATGCGAAACTTGAAGGCATCAGTCTAAAACAGAACCAACTATCTATCTGCTATACTTTCAATTATCAAATTCCTCTAAGCAATTCACTGCAACATCTGGATCTGTCTCACAATATGGTACAATTAATATGGGACAACGGCCATTGCCTCAACCTGTTTGATAATCTTACTGTACTTACGACCCTGAATCTTCAATACAACTATCTTCAGTTTCTTCCAGATGGGATTTTCTCAGGACTAACGTCTTTGCAGTTTCTGAACTTGTCGGGCAACCTCCTAAAACATCTAATGCCTGGGATTTTTCCCTCAAATCTGGAGATTTTGGATGTTTCAAATAACCTTCTTTTTTCCCCCAATCCAGAAGTATTTTTGACTTTGAAAAACCTGAGCATAGGATTTAACCGATTTGTCTGTGACTGTCCTCTTGTCAGTTTTCTATCATGGTTAAACCAAACTAATGTTACAATACAGGAGTCTCCAAATGACATTGTCTGTGCATACCCTGACTATTTTTCGTCCACATCTCTTTATGAGCTAAACTATGAGGGCTGTGATGAGGAAGCCAAGATAAGGCCTCTTATGTTCTCATTATTTGTGTTGActgctgtttttgttttaacTTTTTTGACCTCAGTAATTACATATAACCACTTCCGAGGAGTTTTCTTCAACCTGTATAAAAGGATGGTCATTTCAGCACTTGGAGAAGAATCAGAAGAGGCAAAAATGCACAAATACGATGCCTATCTGTGCTACGCTCAAAAGGATTTCCAATGGGTGGAAAATGTCTTTCTCAAAAACCTCGATTCAGAGTATTGCAAAAAGAATCGCTTCCATCTGTGCTTTGAAGAAAGAAATTTTATCCCCGGGGAAGATCACTTTGTGAATATCCGTGATGCCATTTGGAACAGTAAGAAAACCATTtgtattgtgaccaaacaattcatgaAGGACGGATGGTGTGTTGAGGCCTTCAATTATGCTCAAAGCCGCTACTTTACGGAACTGAAGGACAGCCTTATCATGGTGGTGGTTGGGTCCATCTCAGAATACCAACTGAGAAAGTACAAACCAATAAGGGCCTACATCCAAAGATGCCAGTATTTGACGTGGCCAGAGGACTATCAGGACATAGACTGGTTTCTCAGTAGGCTCTCCTACAAAATACTGAAGGAGAGAAAGGTGGAAAACAAAGAGGTCCAAGTGAAGACAGTAATGTCTACAGTTGAGTTACATCAAATAGAACAAGTTACATGA